A segment of the Chloroflexota bacterium genome:
ACGCCCTTGATTTGAATGGCAATTTCAAGTGGGCCTTCGCCGCCACGAACAGCCTTTGGGCCGCGCCCCTGCCCACTGAAGAAGTGGTGTACGTGCCCTCGATGGATCACAATTTGTATGCCGTGGATGCCGTCTCTGGAAAACAACTCTGGTCGGTGCTATTGAACGGGGCGCTGGCAGGGACGCCGGTGCTGGATGGTGAGCAGTTGTACGTGGGCACGCTGAGCGACACTCTTTACGCCCTCAACCCCAGCACAGGCCGCGAGCTTTGGACGGTGAAAGCCTCGGGCTGGGTGTGGGCCAAACCAGTGGTTGACGGCGGCACCTTGTACTTTGCCGATCTGGATGGGACGGTGTACTCGGTCAATACCGCCGAAGGCCGCGTCAACTGGCAAGTCCCGCTCGACGGCTCGATTCGCGGCACGCCCGTCCTGATTGACGGCAAGCTGGTGGTGTCAACCGACAAGCAGGGTACAATATACGCGCTCAACGCCGCCGACGGCTCCCTTGCCTGGCCGCAAGGGAAAGTGCTCGACGAAAATAACGCCGATCGCCTCTTGGCGAACCTGGTTGTTCTGGATGATAAAGTTCTGATCGCGCCGCTGGCGGCGAAAAATCTCTTGTATGCTCTAAACCCTGGCGACGGCTCGGTGCTGTGGTTCTTTGATCCAAAAGCGAAGTAAGGGAATACTATGTGGGACACGTTCATCATCAATCCGTTCACCAACGCGCTCTTGTTGCTCTACACCTGGGTGGGCAACAACTTCACCCTGGCTATTGTCCTCTTCACGATTGCCGTCCGCCTGATCACCGTGCCGCTCACGATGTCGAGCCAGAAGAATTCACAGCGCATGGCGGCCATGCAGCCGCAAATCAAGGAACTACAAGAGAAGTATAAGGACCAGCCGGAGAAACTCCAGACCGAATTGACTGCCCTGGGTTACAACCCGATGACGATGGTGGGCGGGTGTTTGCCAATGTTTCTGCAGTTTCCAATCATGATCGGCCTGTACCGATCCATCACCCACGTGATGGCCGTTTCGCCGCTGTCGTTGGTGGATTTGTATCACGCCATCTACCCGGTCTTCCCAAATCTTGACAAACTGGTCCCGGTCAACAGCCATTTTCTCTGGCTCAACCTGGCCCTACCCGATCCAATTTATATTTTGCCGGCGCTGGTCTTCGCCACCACCTGGCTCTCGCAAAAACTGATTACCCCGCCCCCCCAACCCGGGGCCGACACCGGCCAGGCCGCCGAGATGACCAAGACCATGGGTATCACCATGTCGGTCATGTTTGGCTTCATGTCTTTGCAATTCGCTTCGGGCCTGTCCATTTACTTCATTGTGTCGAACCTGGTGAGCATGGTGCAGTACCCGTTGACGAACGATCAACAGCGGGCGCGCTTGCTGGCTTTTTTGCGGCGTGAGCCGCTGCCGGCCATTGCCGCTCCCGCCTCAGCCGCCAAGAGCGGCAAACCCGCCGTGAAAACAAGCGGCAAATCGTCAAAAGCCGCCAGAGCCGCCAAAGCCGGCGCCAAAAAATAGACCTGCCGTAAAAGGTTAGCCCGATGTCTGAGAATCGCACCTTCCTGGAAATCATTGCCCCCGACGTGGATGAAGCTGTGGCTCAAGCGCTGTTTGAACTTGGCGTGGAGCAGGATGAAGTGGATGTCGAGGTGCTGGACAGCGGCGACGCGCAGGAAGGCCGCCAGGCCCGAGTGCGGGTGTCAATCCGCCTCGTCGAGCCTCAGCCCGATGACCCGACGCTTCTCGCCGCGCGCAAAACGTTGCAGACTCTGCTGGAGAAGATGCTGGTTCGGGCGCGGATCAACGCTTCCTGGGGAGAGGCGGCTGACCCTGAGGAAAGCCGGCCCTTGATTCTGGATATTCAAGGCGATGATCTGGGAATGTTGATCGGCCACAAGGGTGAAACGCTGGCCGCCCTGCAATACATCGTCCGCCTCATCGTCTCCAAACAATTGGATCAACTGGTCAACGTCGTCGTGGATGTAGAAGGCTATAAAGTCCGGCGCGAGCACCAACTCCGACAACTTGCCAGGCGGCTGGCCGAGCAGGCAGTGCAACGTGGCCGCACCATCTCGCTGGAGCCAATGCCGGCCAACGAGCGGCGCGTCATTCATCTGGCCCTGCGCGACCATCCAGACGTGGTCACCGAGAGTGTAGGCAATGGCCAATTGCGCAAAGTGACCGTCATTCCAAAGAACAAGAAATAGTATAACGGCGTTGAGGCCTCGCGCTTTGTAATTTAGTCTTGACAGTAGCCCGCCAGCGACGCGGGCTGTACGGTTTTGCAGGCTTACAGCAGAATTGCAAGGCAAATGGTTTGATAACGACCTTGCAAGGTTTAGGGCGGGTGCCCGATGTTAGTTTGCTGTTAGCTCCGGCGTACCAGTCAGTCATTTATGGCCGATAGTCAACGACGCATTCTTTATATTGAAGACAACCCGGATAACCGGCTTTTGGCGTTACGCATTCTCACTGCTGAAGGTTACGAGGTGTTGGTTGCCGCCAACGGCGCTGAAGGGTTGGCGAAGGCGGCGGAAAACAAGTTCAGCTTAATTCTGGTGGACATCAACATGCCAGAGATTGACGGTTACGCCGTCACTTCCCAACTTCGAGAAATGCCGCACCTGGCCCGCGTGCCCATCGTCGCCCTCACGGCCAACGTGATGCGCGGCGACCGTGAGAAGACGCTCGCCGCCGGGTGCGACGGCTACATTCAAAAGCCGATTGACATTGATATCTTCCCACAACAACTTGCCCGATTCATCGAAGAGGCTCAGCCCACATGACGCTTCAGTCCACCACCGATCAATCAACCAACTCACCCAAACAGCAAAACGGCTCGACGCGCCAGCACCGGGCGATTCATGCTAAAGACGCGACCGTGCTTATTGTTGAAGACAACCCGTCCAATTTTGTGTTGATGGCCCGCATGTTGGCCTACATGGGCGTGCAACGCTGTGAATGGAAAACCTCCGGCTGGCAAGTCGTTGAGTTTGCCGATACCCTGCCGCAGGTTGATTTGATTCTGATGGACATTCGCCTGCCTTACGAGGACGGTTACGCCGCCCTCAACAAACTCCGTGAACATCCCCGCCTGGCCAACACCATGGTGGTCGCCGTCACAGCTGAAGCCAGCACCGAGCAAATGTCCAGGGCGCGGGCCGCCGGGTTCGACGGCTTCCTGGGCAAACCGCTCGACACCGACAAATTCCCTGACCAAATCCGTCGGATGTTGCGGGGCGAACCGGTATGGGAATTATCCACCCCGTAAGCCCGCCTTCAGGCTTCCCTTTAGCGAATCCAGCCGGCAAGCTATCCTTAACGCTGGCCTCTCAGCCTGCCTGGCGCCTCAGGTAACGTTGGACAACTTATTGGCATTGTCTCCCTGAAAGCGGCTCAGTTATGTTGGCATCCATTCCTCCTTCTACCGCCCGTCGTCCTGCCGTTCCCCGCAGCCAGCTTATCCTTCTCGTCATCCTGCTCGTCATTGGGGCCGTGGCCGAGAATCTGATCCTGTTCAATTACCTCGATCTTTCGCAAAAGTTTCAAACGTCGGTCGCGCCTTCCATTAGCCTTCTACCAAAGCTCTCGGCTTTGCGGATAGAAGTGCTTCAATTACACGCCGAAGTCGAACTGGCACTCCACCTGGACGTACCCGAGTTCACCTCTGTTGATGCGCGGCGGGCCAACGTGGCCGCCCGTCTGGAAGACCTGCAAACTGCCGCCGCCGGAAACGCAAAATATACGCCGGCCATTGACGCCGTAAGCGTCCTGCTTGAAATCTACGATTCGCAAATCGCCGGCTTCCGCAATAGCCCTTCCGAGGCGCAAGTTCCGGTAATTGAGTTTGAACTGGGCCGCGCCTTCAAAGACACCGAAGCGCAGTTAGCCGGCATCTATAACGAGGAAGAGGCTTTGTTTTCCCGGGCAACCACCAACATCTTTGCCGCCGTCCGCGACACTCAGATCATCCTGCTGGGGGTTGGCGTTATTCTGTTCATCTTGAGCGCCCTCTTTGTCTTCAACACCCGGCGGACGGTTCAACAGGAAGTTGGCCGCGTCTCTGAACAACTGCAAGTAGCCGCCGAGGTGGGTCGGGCGGCTTCGTCGTTGCTTAGCCTGGATGAACTCTTCGACACTACCTTGAGCCTGATCCGGGATCGTTTCAATTTTTATCATGCTTCGATCTTTCTGCTTGACGAGGCGGGCGAGAACGCCGTGCTTCGCGCCTCAATGGGCGAAGTGGGAGCGAGCCTGATCAAGAGCGGCTATAAACTAGACGTTGGCTCCGACACCATCATCGGCTACGTCACCGCCAACAACGCCGCCCGCGTCGCTTCCGACGTAAGCGACGACCCGGCTTATTTCCGGCATGAGCTACTCCCGAATACCCGGGCCGAGCTGGCCGTTCCTCTGCGCCAGGGCGGGCAAGTCATCGGTGCCCTTGACGTGCAATCGGTCAACAGCAACGCCTTCCCGAACGACCTGGTGCCCGTCATCCAAACCCTGGCCGACGAAATCGCCGTCGCCATCGGCAACGCCGCTCAGTACACGCGCGAAAAGGCTCGCGCTCAACAACTGGCTACGTTGCTCGAATCCTCAGTTGAGTTGAGCATCCCCCAAAGCAACTTCGACGCTTTGCTGGACTTGATCGCCCGCCGGTCGTTGACGCTGATGCGAGCCAACGACGCCGAAATCTGGTTGCCCCTCAATGACGATGA
Coding sequences within it:
- a CDS encoding KH domain-containing protein, which encodes MSENRTFLEIIAPDVDEAVAQALFELGVEQDEVDVEVLDSGDAQEGRQARVRVSIRLVEPQPDDPTLLAARKTLQTLLEKMLVRARINASWGEAADPEESRPLILDIQGDDLGMLIGHKGETLAALQYIVRLIVSKQLDQLVNVVVDVEGYKVRREHQLRQLARRLAEQAVQRGRTISLEPMPANERRVIHLALRDHPDVVTESVGNGQLRKVTVIPKNKK
- a CDS encoding response regulator is translated as MADSQRRILYIEDNPDNRLLALRILTAEGYEVLVAANGAEGLAKAAENKFSLILVDINMPEIDGYAVTSQLREMPHLARVPIVALTANVMRGDREKTLAAGCDGYIQKPIDIDIFPQQLARFIEEAQPT
- a CDS encoding PQQ-binding-like beta-propeller repeat protein yields the protein MNTTYRRLAILMILLSVVLAACGAAPSQSWPGLTASGDTAYVAFNTNVYAVNTANGVKRWQFPAENDSKISQFFSDPVLAGDILIVTSFNKSVYALDAATGTQKWKWPSQVATKDFLQIIIDVFTSPKAKPEDGSTDRLIAPAAVFGETVYVASADNNLYALDLNGNFKWAFAATNSLWAAPLPTEEVVYVPSMDHNLYAVDAVSGKQLWSVLLNGALAGTPVLDGEQLYVGTLSDTLYALNPSTGRELWTVKASGWVWAKPVVDGGTLYFADLDGTVYSVNTAEGRVNWQVPLDGSIRGTPVLIDGKLVVSTDKQGTIYALNAADGSLAWPQGKVLDENNADRLLANLVVLDDKVLIAPLAAKNLLYALNPGDGSVLWFFDPKAK
- a CDS encoding membrane protein insertase YidC, whose product is MWDTFIINPFTNALLLLYTWVGNNFTLAIVLFTIAVRLITVPLTMSSQKNSQRMAAMQPQIKELQEKYKDQPEKLQTELTALGYNPMTMVGGCLPMFLQFPIMIGLYRSITHVMAVSPLSLVDLYHAIYPVFPNLDKLVPVNSHFLWLNLALPDPIYILPALVFATTWLSQKLITPPPQPGADTGQAAEMTKTMGITMSVMFGFMSLQFASGLSIYFIVSNLVSMVQYPLTNDQQRARLLAFLRREPLPAIAAPASAAKSGKPAVKTSGKSSKAARAAKAGAKK
- a CDS encoding response regulator, which encodes MTLQSTTDQSTNSPKQQNGSTRQHRAIHAKDATVLIVEDNPSNFVLMARMLAYMGVQRCEWKTSGWQVVEFADTLPQVDLILMDIRLPYEDGYAALNKLREHPRLANTMVVAVTAEASTEQMSRARAAGFDGFLGKPLDTDKFPDQIRRMLRGEPVWELSTP